Proteins encoded together in one Nostoc sp. PCC 7524 window:
- a CDS encoding aminotransferase class V-fold PLP-dependent enzyme encodes MPHPSEFQKFWSLDPAITFLNHGSFGACPQAVLAIQQRLRSQLEQEPLRFFGREWEPLLDDARSKLAAFINADIQDVVFVPNATTGVNSVLRSLTFAPADEILTTNHEYNACRNALDFIASRTGARVVVAKIPFPIESPQQVIAAVLEQVSSQTRLALIDHVTSQTGLIFPIQELVQELQLRGVDTLIDGAHAPGMIPLNLREIGATYYTGNCHKWLCAPKGAAFLYVRRDQHSAIRPLTISHGANSPRNDKSRFQLEFDWTGTDDHTAYMCVPEAIAFMGSLLPGGWQELMQRNHQLILAARNLLCEALAVSLPCPEEMIGAMAVVPMPTTLENRDFMSVHDALFDQYGIQVQVVPWQESPRLLIRISAQIYNTLEQYEYLAKALLNL; translated from the coding sequence ATGCCTCATCCCTCTGAATTTCAGAAATTTTGGTCACTTGATCCAGCCATAACTTTTCTCAATCATGGTTCATTTGGCGCTTGCCCACAAGCAGTTTTAGCAATCCAACAACGGTTGCGATCGCAATTAGAACAAGAACCATTACGCTTTTTTGGTAGAGAGTGGGAACCACTTTTAGATGATGCCAGAAGCAAACTAGCAGCATTTATTAACGCTGATATTCAAGATGTGGTATTCGTTCCTAATGCTACGACTGGTGTCAATTCAGTGTTGCGTTCCCTCACTTTTGCACCCGCAGACGAAATCTTGACAACCAATCACGAGTATAATGCTTGTCGCAATGCACTGGATTTTATTGCTAGTCGTACAGGTGCGCGGGTAGTCGTGGCGAAAATCCCCTTTCCCATAGAATCGCCACAGCAGGTAATAGCCGCCGTACTTGAGCAAGTTTCATCTCAAACACGGTTAGCATTAATAGATCATGTGACTAGCCAAACTGGGTTAATCTTCCCCATTCAGGAATTAGTGCAGGAATTGCAACTGCGGGGTGTAGATACCTTAATAGATGGCGCTCATGCACCAGGGATGATTCCTCTCAATCTGCGAGAAATTGGTGCAACTTACTACACCGGCAACTGTCATAAATGGCTGTGTGCGCCAAAAGGAGCAGCATTTTTGTATGTGCGTCGCGATCAACACTCAGCAATTCGTCCTCTGACAATTAGCCACGGTGCTAACTCACCACGCAATGATAAAAGTCGGTTTCAGTTGGAATTTGACTGGACAGGTACAGATGATCATACAGCCTATATGTGCGTCCCAGAGGCGATCGCTTTTATGGGTTCGTTATTACCTGGTGGTTGGCAAGAATTAATGCAGCGTAATCATCAACTGATTTTAGCTGCCAGAAACTTACTTTGTGAAGCCTTAGCAGTATCTTTGCCTTGTCCTGAAGAAATGATTGGTGCGATGGCAGTTGTGCCAATGCCTACAACATTAGAAAATCGTGATTTCATGTCTGTGCATGATGCGTTATTTGATCAGTATGGCATTCAAGTACAAGTAGTGCCTTGGCAAGAGTCTCCTAGATTGCTAATTAGGATTTCCGCACAGATTTACAATACACTAGAGCAGTACGAATATTTAGCAAAAGCACTCCTAAATTTGTAG
- a CDS encoding MlaE family lipid ABC transporter permease subunit has translation MQPKKNLEQLFIVRCLATVLLFGQVCLHLLQGKTYYRKIMEHMVTSGPGCVSPVLLVSVFSGMIFTIQTARELVQFGAVSTIGGAFALAFCRELAPILTASIIAGQVGSAFAAELGAMRVTEQIDALYMLKTNPIDYLVLPRVIACCLMMPIMMIFALVMGISGGIFAAAQFYQITPETFLESVRSFLETSDVFIILLKGLIFGAIVSINGCSWGLTTRGGAREVGESATTAVVTTWVAIFIMDFILSLLLFEIPSF, from the coding sequence TTGCAACCAAAAAAAAATTTAGAGCAATTATTTATTGTACGTTGTCTAGCCACAGTGCTGCTCTTTGGTCAAGTCTGCCTACATTTACTCCAAGGAAAAACTTACTACCGCAAGATCATGGAACACATGGTAACTTCGGGGCCTGGTTGCGTCTCGCCAGTTCTGCTTGTAAGTGTTTTTTCTGGCATGATTTTTACTATTCAAACCGCTAGAGAATTAGTACAATTCGGTGCTGTGAGTACCATAGGAGGAGCTTTTGCATTAGCTTTCTGTAGGGAATTAGCTCCTATTTTGACTGCTAGTATTATTGCTGGGCAAGTCGGTTCTGCTTTCGCCGCCGAATTAGGTGCAATGCGCGTCACAGAACAAATTGATGCGCTATATATGCTCAAAACTAACCCCATTGATTATTTAGTGCTGCCGAGAGTTATCGCTTGCTGTTTAATGATGCCCATTATGATGATTTTTGCTTTAGTGATGGGTATCAGTGGCGGAATTTTTGCGGCTGCACAATTTTACCAAATTACTCCAGAAACATTTTTAGAGTCAGTTAGAAGTTTTTTAGAAACATCCGATGTGTTTATTATTTTGCTAAAAGGGTTAATTTTTGGGGCTATAGTCTCTATCAATGGCTGTAGTTGGGGGCTGACAACTAGAGGAGGAGCAAGAGAAGTAGGCGAATCAGCAACCACCGCAGTTGTCACTACTTGGGTAGCAATTTTTATTATGGATTTTATTCTATCTTTATTATTATTTGAAATACCATCATTTTAA
- a CDS encoding IS630 family transposase (programmed frameshift), whose translation MKAYSLDLRQKILDTYKTGGISQRQLAKRFCVTLSFIEKLLKQYRETGSIAPKVRMQQTPPKLNEEQLNVLFEIVEAKNDATLSEIREQLKEKTGITIGISTVDRMLQKMEISLKKKTLHAAEKETERVQLLRVQFWLLIQGIPADHLIFLDEAGANLSLSRHSARSPKGKRAHGSRPQKRSKNVSIIGAIGLRGVISQYSILGATDGLTFEAYIAQKLVPKLKEGDYVIMDNCSIHQGGDIEALIEAAGAKLIYLPPYSPDFSPIENCWSKLKNILRSLGARSYPDLAKAIEMAFNQISLNDIYNWFTHCCYCTSPD comes from the exons ATGAAAGCATATTCGCTCGATTTACGCCAAAAAATACTTGATACATATAAGACAGGTGGAATATCACAACGTCAGTTAGCCAAAAGATTTTGTGTAACTTTAAGCTTTATTGAGAAATTACTTAAACAATATAGAGAAACAGGAAGTATCGCGCCTAAAGTCAGGATGCAACAAACTCCACCAAAGCTAAATGAAGAACAATTGAATGTTCTTTTTGAAATAGTAGAAGCCAAGAATGATGCCACTTTATCAGAAATTCGTGAGCAACTCAAAGAGAAGACAGGGATAACGATTGGTATTTCCACAGTAGACAGAATGTTACAGAAGATGGAAATCAGCTTAAA AAAAAAAACATTGCACGCCGCAGAAAAGGAAACTGAGAGAGTTCAATTATTAAGAGTCCAGTTCTGGCTCTTAATTCAAGGAATACCTGCTGATCATCTGATTTTCCTTGATGAAGCTGGAGCTAATCTATCTTTGAGCCGACATTCTGCTCGTTCCCCTAAAGGTAAAAGAGCGCATGGTTCTCGACCTCAAAAACGCAGTAAAAATGTTTCGATAATTGGTGCAATTGGTCTGAGGGGTGTGATTAGTCAATATAGCATTTTAGGTGCAACTGATGGGCTGACATTTGAGGCTTATATTGCTCAAAAATTAGTTCCTAAACTTAAGGAAGGTGATTATGTAATCATGGACAATTGCTCAATTCATCAAGGTGGAGATATTGAAGCACTCATTGAGGCTGCCGGAGCTAAGTTGATTTATTTACCACCATATTCTCCTGATTTTTCCCCTATTGAAAATTGTTGGTCGAAGCTGAAGAACATACTACGTTCTCTTGGTGCTAGAAGTTATCCAGATTTAGCAAAAGCAATTGAAATGGCTTTTAACCAAATCTCTTTAAATGATATTTATAATTGGTTTACCCACTGTTGCTACTGTACTTCACCAGACTGA
- a CDS encoding M56 family metallopeptidase, producing the protein MHLLMILAALAVSGILRCSWTNTPGSWDVRWQRTLFFFLFPPLLMVMTAIAVLCMGPQGQMVGINAGWMSYILTLLSLSVFSGLCLKLAFQGWQSLQSARNCPVVHVDGKRVRLLSTPALFAGQIGFWQPELVVSQGLLETLSPAHVKSVLAHEQGHHHYRDTFWFFWLGWVRSCTAWLPNTEPLWQELLVLRELRADSYAASQVDPLLLAESLLLVVSNATALTTSEICCAALGASVGDTSGGKLRLEQRIEALLAPPQPTPKAQLQFWNSFLLAFLPLVSLIFHT; encoded by the coding sequence ATGCACCTGTTGATGATTTTGGCTGCTTTGGCAGTTTCTGGGATTTTGAGATGTTCTTGGACTAATACCCCAGGTAGTTGGGATGTACGCTGGCAAAGAACCCTGTTTTTCTTCCTCTTCCCACCGTTGCTGATGGTGATGACAGCGATCGCCGTGCTGTGCATGGGGCCTCAAGGTCAAATGGTCGGTATAAATGCCGGATGGATGAGCTATATACTAACTTTATTGTCCCTGAGTGTTTTTTCTGGTTTGTGCCTGAAACTAGCCTTCCAAGGCTGGCAGTCGCTACAATCAGCCCGCAACTGTCCTGTAGTTCATGTTGACGGTAAGCGAGTCAGACTACTCAGCACCCCAGCCTTATTTGCTGGACAAATTGGTTTCTGGCAACCCGAATTAGTAGTCAGCCAAGGATTACTAGAAACCCTCTCCCCTGCTCATGTCAAAAGCGTTTTAGCCCATGAGCAAGGACATCACCACTACAGAGATACATTTTGGTTTTTCTGGTTGGGTTGGGTACGTTCCTGCACTGCTTGGTTGCCTAACACAGAACCTTTGTGGCAAGAACTTTTAGTGTTGCGAGAACTACGTGCTGATAGTTATGCCGCATCCCAGGTAGATCCCTTATTACTCGCCGAATCACTGTTGTTGGTGGTGAGTAATGCTACTGCCTTAACCACATCAGAAATTTGCTGTGCTGCTTTAGGTGCTAGTGTAGGTGACACCTCCGGCGGCAAGCTACGCTTAGAACAGAGAATAGAAGCCCTATTAGCACCACCACAGCCAACCCCAAAAGCTCAATTGCAGTTTTGGAATAGCTTTCTGTTGGCTTTTCTGCCCCTAGTCAGTCTGATCTTCCACACCTAA
- a CDS encoding BlaI/MecI/CopY family transcriptional regulator, whose translation MAPLPEYRPKQLSVGPLEAEILNIIWELGSATVKDVHDRILADPNRELAYTSVTTVMRRLTEKGWLVCDKKGKAFYWRPLLTKQQAQVIKAHEQLQRFLAVGNPDVVAAFADSLDEAASEQIEAIAKRIQAARQAREEQ comes from the coding sequence ATGGCACCTTTACCCGAATATCGCCCTAAACAATTGTCTGTAGGCCCTTTGGAAGCAGAAATTCTCAATATTATTTGGGAACTGGGTTCAGCCACAGTCAAAGATGTCCACGATCGCATTCTGGCTGACCCTAACCGAGAATTAGCTTACACTTCTGTAACTACAGTGATGCGTCGCCTGACTGAAAAAGGCTGGCTAGTCTGTGATAAAAAAGGCAAGGCTTTCTACTGGCGGCCTCTACTGACAAAGCAACAGGCACAAGTGATCAAAGCCCATGAACAATTACAACGATTTCTAGCCGTAGGTAATCCTGATGTGGTTGCAGCTTTTGCTGATAGTCTGGATGAAGCGGCTAGTGAGCAAATAGAAGCGATCGCTAAACGCATTCAAGCGGCACGCCAAGCCAGGGAGGAACAATAA
- a CDS encoding 2-phosphosulfolactate phosphatase family protein, whose product MKLFVYHTPELTPQDQVPDCAIAVDVLRATSTIATVLSAGGEAVQVFSDLDQLIEVSEQWPQQKRLRAGERGGAKVAGFELGNSPLDCTPELVQGRRLFISTTNGTRALKRVQDSPTVMTAAFINRAAVVQYLMDKQPETVWIVGSGWEGSFSLEDTACAGAIAHSVIEKSQLPPEEIAGNDEVMSAIALYSHWQNNLLELLHHASHGKRLLRLECHEDLKYCSQTDILAVLPTQQEPGVFKSKP is encoded by the coding sequence GTGAAGCTATTTGTATACCATACCCCGGAATTAACTCCCCAGGATCAAGTTCCTGACTGCGCGATCGCAGTCGATGTCTTACGAGCCACTAGCACAATTGCCACTGTTTTATCGGCAGGGGGCGAAGCTGTGCAAGTCTTTAGCGATTTAGATCAACTCATCGAAGTGAGTGAACAATGGCCTCAACAAAAACGGCTACGAGCTGGAGAACGGGGAGGTGCAAAAGTTGCTGGTTTTGAATTAGGTAACTCTCCCCTCGACTGCACACCAGAATTAGTGCAAGGGCGACGCTTGTTTATTAGTACCACTAATGGAACTCGCGCTTTAAAACGGGTACAGGACTCACCCACGGTTATGACAGCCGCCTTTATTAACCGAGCCGCAGTAGTACAGTATCTGATGGATAAGCAACCTGAGACAGTTTGGATTGTGGGTTCAGGTTGGGAAGGCAGTTTTTCCTTAGAGGATACAGCCTGTGCAGGTGCGATCGCTCACAGTGTGATCGAGAAATCCCAATTACCACCTGAAGAGATAGCTGGTAACGATGAAGTGATGAGTGCGATCGCGCTCTACTCCCACTGGCAAAACAACCTTTTGGAATTACTCCACCACGCTAGTCACGGCAAACGTTTGTTACGCCTGGAATGCCATGAAGACCTGAAATATTGTTCCCAAACCGATATTTTAGCTGTCTTGCCCACACAGCAAGAACCAGGAGTATTTAAAAGTAAACCTTAA
- a CDS encoding DUF3226 domain-containing protein: MSSKSQQLSQPKLLIGEGSEEVLFFKALLNYLKITDVQVENYGGKQGLGNYLQQLYLRPGYREIVSLGITRDADDSAKSAFDSVCSYLKNAGLSVPIKPNEITGNNPQISVLILPDYQDNGMLEDVCLEAVKTDPAMQCVDDYFQCVNTVAKRQPKTKDMAKARIRAWLSSQIEPDKRLGEAAQAGYLPWNSPAFDSIKQFLQSL; the protein is encoded by the coding sequence ATGTCTAGTAAATCTCAACAACTCTCTCAGCCAAAATTACTAATTGGTGAAGGTTCGGAGGAAGTGCTATTTTTTAAAGCATTATTGAATTACCTTAAGATTACTGATGTTCAAGTAGAAAACTATGGAGGTAAACAAGGGCTAGGAAATTATTTACAACAACTATATTTGCGTCCAGGTTATAGAGAAATTGTTTCTTTAGGCATCACCAGAGATGCTGATGATTCTGCGAAAAGTGCATTTGACAGTGTGTGCAGTTATTTAAAAAATGCCGGATTATCTGTACCAATTAAACCCAATGAAATTACAGGAAATAATCCTCAAATAAGTGTCCTAATTCTTCCAGATTATCAAGATAATGGAATGTTAGAAGATGTTTGTTTAGAGGCAGTAAAGACAGATCCAGCTATGCAATGTGTAGATGATTATTTTCAGTGTGTTAATACTGTGGCAAAACGACAACCTAAAACCAAAGATATGGCCAAGGCACGTATACGTGCTTGGTTGTCATCACAAATAGAGCCAGATAAACGTTTGGGAGAAGCAGCGCAAGCTGGTTACTTACCTTGGAATAGTCCTGCATTTGATAGTATTAAACAGTTCTTACAATCTCTATGA
- a CDS encoding AAA family ATPase — MLRSLSLKNFRCFQNFQLEPLERVNLIAGKNNVGKTSLLEAIFMFINPTNPESLFQVNRLRGIPRGVRFEHIEELRGFFFDQDIYKVIEIIGRGENDRQRILKIFLPESEENQIEDLPILTDENGRFKTDESLTTEVRSYDRLVWEYKDPNEIQPISISLRADGRLLSTRYRREKYPIGIYLTTSTRSPIEDAERFSHLERVGRQDEVLKTLSLLEPRLRRLSLLVIKREPIINGDIGMRELVPLPLMGEGIGRLLSIILAIANAQGGTVLIDEVENGLHHTVLTDVWRAIADAARRADVQIFATTHSRECILAAHEAFEKSEQYDFRYHRLERVKDGIQALTYDKEALETSDEFDWEIR, encoded by the coding sequence ATGTTACGTTCTTTGTCATTAAAAAACTTTCGCTGCTTCCAGAACTTTCAGCTTGAACCACTGGAAAGGGTAAATTTAATTGCTGGGAAAAACAACGTCGGTAAAACATCACTCTTAGAAGCTATTTTCATGTTTATCAATCCAACTAATCCTGAATCACTATTTCAGGTCAATCGCCTGCGGGGTATTCCAAGAGGAGTTAGATTTGAACATATTGAAGAACTGAGAGGATTTTTCTTTGATCAAGATATTTATAAAGTAATTGAAATAATTGGCAGAGGAGAAAATGACAGACAAAGAATTCTAAAAATATTTCTTCCTGAATCAGAAGAAAATCAGATAGAAGATTTACCAATTTTAACTGATGAAAATGGCAGGTTTAAAACTGACGAATCATTAACAACAGAAGTCAGATCATATGACAGATTAGTATGGGAATATAAAGACCCTAATGAGATACAACCTATCAGTATTTCCTTAAGAGCTGATGGGAGACTTCTTAGTACGCGTTATCGCCGAGAAAAATATCCAATAGGTATATATCTCACTACGAGTACACGTTCTCCAATAGAAGATGCTGAACGTTTTAGCCACTTAGAACGAGTAGGAAGGCAAGACGAAGTATTAAAAACACTGAGTTTGTTAGAACCTCGTCTGCGACGTTTGAGCTTATTGGTTATTAAGCGTGAGCCAATCATTAATGGGGATATAGGTATGCGTGAGCTTGTACCACTACCATTGATGGGAGAAGGAATAGGACGTTTACTTTCAATTATATTGGCAATAGCTAATGCTCAAGGAGGAACTGTTTTAATTGATGAAGTTGAAAATGGTTTGCATCACACAGTTTTAACTGATGTTTGGAGAGCAATAGCTGATGCTGCTCGCCGAGCAGATGTACAAATATTTGCCACCACTCATAGCCGAGAATGTATACTTGCAGCTCATGAAGCATTTGAAAAAAGTGAACAGTATGATTTTCGTTACCATCGACTTGAACGGGTAAAAGATGGAATTCAAGCATTGACATACGATAAAGAAGCCTTAGAAACTTCTGATGAATTTGACTGGGAGATTCGCTAA
- a CDS encoding ATP-dependent Clp protease ATP-binding subunit — protein sequence MFEHFTSEAIKVIMLAQEEARRLGHNFVGTEQILLGLMGEGTGVAAKVLTELGVTLKDARREVEKIIGRGSGFVPPEIPFTPKVKSLFEQSFREAHSLGHNYINTEHLLLGLTEAGEGVAAKVLQNLGVDLRNVRSAVIRRLGEDPTVVVGGGSPRRGQTLTTEEFGRNLTKLAQEGKLDPVVGRQKEIERAIQILGRRTKNNPVLIGEPGVGKTAIAEGLAQRIINQDVPEVLEGKQVISLDMGLLVAGTRFRGDFEERIKKIVDEVRTAGNIILVIDEIHTLVGAGGTEGGLDAANILKPALARGELQCIGATTLDEYRQHIERDAALERRFQPILVGEPSVEETIEILYGLRGVYEQHHKVQISDEAVVAAAELSDRYISDRFLPDKAIDLIDEAGSRVRLRNSHISTDKELKRKLAQVTKAKNEAVRLQNFDQAGELRDQEIALETELQAASVEKVIYPIVVDEEDIAQIVASWTGVPVNKLTESESELLLHLEDTLHKRLIGQEQAVTAVSRAIRRARVGLKNPNRPIASFIFSGPTGVGKTELAKALAAYFFGAEDAMIRLDMSEYMESHTVSKLIGSPPGYVGYDEGGQLTEAVRRRPYTVLLFDEIEKAHPDVFNMLLQILDDGHLTDAKGRKVDFKNTLIILTSNIGSKVIEKGGGGLGFEFDNQPEASYHRIRNLVNEELKNYFRPEFLNRVDEIIVFTQLSKDEVKQIADIMLREVASRLTEKGIILEVTERFKDLVVTEGYNPSYGARPLRRAIMRLLEDSLAEAMLAGELREGCTAIVDVNDDGQVQVRQSEKRELLLANAG from the coding sequence ATGTTTGAACACTTCACTTCCGAAGCCATCAAAGTCATTATGCTCGCTCAGGAGGAAGCACGTCGCCTGGGACACAACTTCGTAGGAACTGAACAAATTCTCCTGGGTTTGATGGGAGAAGGAACTGGGGTTGCTGCCAAAGTGCTGACTGAGTTGGGTGTAACTCTCAAAGACGCACGTCGCGAAGTCGAAAAAATTATCGGTAGGGGTTCTGGGTTTGTACCACCAGAAATTCCTTTTACCCCCAAAGTCAAAAGCCTATTTGAGCAGTCATTTCGAGAAGCTCACAGTCTGGGACATAACTATATCAACACAGAACACTTACTGTTAGGACTAACCGAAGCTGGTGAAGGTGTCGCCGCCAAAGTGTTGCAAAACCTGGGTGTTGACCTGAGAAATGTTCGTTCTGCTGTGATTCGGCGTTTAGGTGAAGACCCAACTGTGGTTGTAGGTGGTGGTAGCCCCAGACGCGGACAAACCCTCACCACAGAAGAATTCGGCAGAAACCTCACCAAACTAGCCCAAGAAGGTAAGCTCGACCCCGTAGTTGGTCGTCAAAAAGAAATTGAGCGTGCTATCCAAATTCTTGGTCGCCGGACTAAGAATAACCCCGTGTTGATTGGTGAACCAGGGGTGGGTAAAACGGCGATCGCTGAAGGATTGGCACAGCGTATCATTAACCAAGATGTCCCCGAAGTGTTGGAAGGTAAGCAAGTTATCAGCCTCGATATGGGGTTATTAGTTGCTGGCACACGCTTTCGCGGAGATTTTGAAGAACGCATCAAAAAAATTGTCGATGAAGTCCGCACGGCTGGGAATATCATCCTAGTAATTGATGAAATTCACACCTTAGTCGGCGCTGGCGGTACAGAAGGCGGCTTAGATGCAGCTAATATCCTCAAACCAGCCTTAGCACGGGGTGAACTCCAGTGTATTGGCGCTACCACCCTCGATGAATATCGTCAACACATCGAGCGCGATGCCGCCCTAGAGCGTCGTTTCCAACCAATTTTAGTCGGAGAACCATCCGTAGAAGAAACCATTGAGATTCTCTACGGTTTGCGGGGAGTCTACGAACAGCACCATAAAGTGCAAATTTCCGATGAGGCTGTGGTGGCAGCTGCTGAGTTGTCAGACCGCTATATTAGCGATCGCTTCTTACCAGATAAAGCCATAGACTTAATTGATGAAGCTGGTTCTCGTGTCCGTCTACGGAACTCCCATATTTCCACAGATAAAGAACTCAAGCGCAAACTTGCTCAAGTTACCAAAGCTAAAAACGAAGCCGTCAGACTGCAAAACTTTGATCAAGCTGGAGAACTGCGCGACCAAGAAATTGCCCTAGAAACAGAACTACAAGCTGCTTCAGTAGAGAAAGTCATTTACCCCATCGTTGTAGACGAAGAAGACATTGCTCAAATCGTCGCTTCTTGGACAGGCGTACCAGTCAACAAACTTACAGAATCTGAATCAGAGTTACTGCTGCACCTAGAAGACACCCTGCATAAACGGCTTATCGGTCAAGAACAAGCAGTTACAGCTGTTTCTCGTGCCATCCGTCGGGCTAGAGTTGGCTTAAAGAACCCCAACCGTCCCATCGCTAGCTTTATCTTCTCCGGCCCCACCGGCGTTGGTAAAACTGAATTAGCCAAAGCCTTAGCTGCCTACTTCTTCGGTGCTGAAGATGCCATGATTCGGCTAGATATGTCTGAGTACATGGAAAGCCATACTGTATCTAAACTGATTGGCTCGCCTCCTGGTTACGTCGGCTATGACGAAGGCGGACAACTCACCGAAGCCGTGCGCCGCAGACCTTACACTGTGTTGCTGTTCGACGAAATCGAAAAAGCACACCCCGATGTCTTCAATATGCTGCTGCAAATTCTGGATGACGGACACCTCACTGATGCTAAAGGTCGCAAGGTAGACTTCAAGAACACCTTAATTATCTTGACTTCCAACATTGGTTCTAAGGTAATTGAAAAAGGTGGCGGCGGTTTAGGCTTTGAGTTTGATAATCAACCAGAAGCTAGTTACCATCGCATTCGTAACCTAGTCAACGAAGAACTGAAAAATTACTTCCGTCCTGAGTTCCTCAACCGGGTAGATGAAATTATCGTCTTCACTCAACTATCCAAAGATGAAGTCAAGCAAATTGCTGACATTATGCTGCGGGAAGTGGCTAGCCGCTTAACTGAAAAAGGCATCATCTTAGAAGTTACCGAACGGTTCAAAGACTTGGTAGTTACAGAGGGTTATAACCCCAGCTACGGTGCTAGGCCATTACGCCGGGCTATTATGCGCCTCCTAGAAGATTCTCTAGCGGAAGCAATGCTGGCTGGCGAACTCAGAGAAGGCTGTACAGCCATTGTTGATGTCAATGATGATGGTCAAGTACAGGTACGTCAGTCAGAAAAACGCGAGTTGCTCTTGGCGAATGCTGGCTAA
- a CDS encoding DUF3288 family protein, whose translation MAELHGSKDQQHPLYNRDRPLIDILLTQTATDYNLAELARLRIRYQGFPGARDIQQDLDKVLQQWGLTEAELFEKTRQLHDIGGIYKSRGKREEQDWN comes from the coding sequence ATGGCAGAATTACACGGAAGTAAAGACCAACAACACCCACTTTACAACCGCGATCGCCCTCTTATTGATATTCTACTAACTCAAACAGCCACAGACTACAATTTAGCGGAATTGGCTAGGCTGAGAATTCGTTATCAAGGCTTCCCAGGCGCAAGGGACATACAACAGGACTTAGATAAAGTTTTGCAACAATGGGGATTAACCGAAGCCGAATTATTTGAAAAAACCCGCCAATTACACGATATTGGAGGAATTTATAAGAGTCGAGGCAAAAGAGAAGAGCAGGATTGGAATTAG